A DNA window from Zingiber officinale cultivar Zhangliang chromosome 3A, Zo_v1.1, whole genome shotgun sequence contains the following coding sequences:
- the LOC122052938 gene encoding protein DCL, chloroplastic-like isoform X1, translated as MASGSAYFPLRPLFHDRCNPSHSRFSSLLRPSPLLPVHLGFACLTLRSTADGVRVKSHAAADDPALLRRPLDFAPSQEDQPDEPFSSADRRTPGRSRRRKDEDWLDWEDVILEDTVPLVSFVRMILHSGKYKSGDRLIPEHEKTILERLLPYHPQSQKKIGCGIDYITIGYHPQFENSRCLFIARTNGDLEDFSYWKCIKGFIRKNYPLYADSFILRHFRRRRFD; from the exons ATGGCCTCCGGCTCCGCTTACTTCCCGCTTCGCCCTCTCTTTCATGACCGCTGCAACCCATCTCACTCTCGTTTCTCCTCTCTGCTTCGCCCCTCCCCTTTGCTCCCCGTTCATCTTGGCTTCGCATGCTTGACCCTCCGGTCCACTGCAGATGGTGTCAGGGTCAAGAGCCACGCTGCCGCTGACGATCCTGCGCTGCTAAGGAGGCCCCTCGACTTTGCCCCATCTCAGGAAGATCAACCGGACGAGCCTTTCTCCTCTGCAGATCGGAGGACGCCGGGAAGAAGCCGGCGGCGGAAGGACGAGGACTGGTTGGACTGGGAGGACGTGATTTTGGAGGACACCGTCCCCCTTGTTAGCTTCGTTAGGATGATCCTGCACTCTGGAAA GTATAAAAGTGGAGACAGACTGATTCCTGAGCATGAAAAGACAATATTAGAAAGATTGCTTCCATATCATCCACAGTCTCAGAAGAAGATAGGTTGTGGAATTGATTATATCACA ATAGGGTATCATCCACAATTTGAAAACTCCCGATGTTTGTTCATTGCTCGGACGAACGGGGATTTAGAAGATTTCTCATATTGGAAGTGCATCAAAGGTTTCATTAGGAAGAATTACCCTCTGTACGCAGATTCTTTCATTCTTCGGCATTTCCGAAGGCGCAGATTTGATTGA
- the LOC122052938 gene encoding protein DCL, chloroplastic-like isoform X2 encodes MASGSAYFPLRPLFHDRCNPSHSRFSSLLRPSPLLPVHLGFACLTLRSTADGVRVKSHAAADDPALLRRPLDFAPSQEDQPDEPFSSADRRTPGRSRRRKDEDWLDWEDVILEDTVPLVSFVRMILHSGKYKSGDRLIPEHEKTILERLLPYHPQSQKKIDRVSSTI; translated from the exons ATGGCCTCCGGCTCCGCTTACTTCCCGCTTCGCCCTCTCTTTCATGACCGCTGCAACCCATCTCACTCTCGTTTCTCCTCTCTGCTTCGCCCCTCCCCTTTGCTCCCCGTTCATCTTGGCTTCGCATGCTTGACCCTCCGGTCCACTGCAGATGGTGTCAGGGTCAAGAGCCACGCTGCCGCTGACGATCCTGCGCTGCTAAGGAGGCCCCTCGACTTTGCCCCATCTCAGGAAGATCAACCGGACGAGCCTTTCTCCTCTGCAGATCGGAGGACGCCGGGAAGAAGCCGGCGGCGGAAGGACGAGGACTGGTTGGACTGGGAGGACGTGATTTTGGAGGACACCGTCCCCCTTGTTAGCTTCGTTAGGATGATCCTGCACTCTGGAAA GTATAAAAGTGGAGACAGACTGATTCCTGAGCATGAAAAGACAATATTAGAAAGATTGCTTCCATATCATCCACAGTCTCAGAAGAAGATAG ATAGGGTATCATCCACAATTTGA